The stretch of DNA GAAGTCACGAATCATAGAGATGGACAATCCATGCAAATTCACCGACGCCATGGTCCAAGGTCCCTTCCAATCATTCCAGCATACGCATGAATTCATTTCAAGTGGCAAGGGGACGAGGATGAAGGATACCGTTTCGTATCAAACTCCTTTTGGTATATTCGGAAAAGTGGCAGACTTGTTGTTTCTGGAAAGCTATATGAGACAATTTATCGCTCAGCACGCCCAAAAGGTGAAACGGGCTGCGGAAGCCGAGAGGCAGTGCCTGTTCGATGTGCATTCATGATAATACGAATGGTTATCAAACAGGCACCGTCTTTTATCTTCTCTTACACTTGATTTGCATGC from Bacillus sp. OxB-1 encodes:
- a CDS encoding SRPBCC family protein — its product is MPIIEHEISIDASIQVCFDLARTVEIHTGKTMLTKQKGVGGVTSGLMGLGDSVTWEVSHFGIKQKLKSRIIEMDNPCKFTDAMVQGPFQSFQHTHEFISSGKGTRMKDTVSYQTPFGIFGKVADLLFLESYMRQFIAQHAQKVKRAAEAERQCLFDVHS